Proteins encoded within one genomic window of Streptomyces sp. NBC_01314:
- a CDS encoding winged helix domain-containing protein: MVPSLPYIDGIPVDGGLRVRLTTARAVLDVGEDAVTLSAAGSTFEFAPAAEAVLRPVVDGRTVDLAMLADAAGLALEGVAGLVQELVAGQAATVGSLL; this comes from the coding sequence ATGGTGCCGAGCCTGCCGTACATCGACGGCATCCCGGTCGACGGCGGCCTGCGGGTGCGGCTGACGACCGCCCGCGCCGTGCTGGACGTCGGCGAGGACGCGGTGACGCTCTCCGCCGCCGGGAGCACGTTCGAGTTCGCCCCGGCAGCGGAAGCGGTGCTGCGCCCGGTGGTCGACGGCCGCACCGTGGACTTGGCCATGCTCGCAGACGCGGCCGGCCTTGCCCTGGAGGGCGTCGCCGGGCTGGTTCAGGAGCTGGTTGCCGGGCAGGCCGCGACGGTGGGGAGCCTGCTGTGA
- a CDS encoding JmjC domain-containing protein, which produces MPPLPIASDAIGRPAPPVWTGYRVDDPDRRRQRYPSPLYRDIEDPGEAPMEPVAELVLHPGDVLYVPRGVWHAVSADQGTRSTDLMAWVSEQLLTHEDRRRDLPLLAAPDVQADAVDGMRKRLAELLDDPTLLTRYRAAMDGQPSAGWCRACRTSTASRSTAACGCG; this is translated from the coding sequence GTGCCTCCCCTGCCGATCGCATCTGACGCCATCGGACGCCCGGCACCGCCCGTCTGGACCGGGTACCGCGTCGACGACCCGGACCGGCGCCGCCAGCGCTACCCGAGCCCGCTCTACCGCGACATCGAGGACCCCGGCGAGGCGCCCATGGAGCCCGTCGCCGAACTGGTCCTCCATCCCGGCGACGTGCTGTACGTGCCGCGCGGCGTGTGGCACGCGGTCTCCGCAGACCAGGGCACCCGCTCGACGGACCTGATGGCGTGGGTGTCCGAGCAGCTGCTCACGCACGAGGACCGGCGGCGCGACCTGCCGCTGCTCGCCGCACCGGACGTCCAGGCCGATGCCGTGGACGGGATGCGTAAGCGGCTCGCCGAACTGCTGGACGACCCGACGTTGCTCACCCGCTACCGGGCAGCGATGGACGGCCAGCCGTCGGCCGGATGGTGCCGAGCCTGCCGTACATCGACGGCATCCCGGTCGACGGCGGCCTGCGGGTGCGGCTGA
- a CDS encoding helix-turn-helix transcriptional regulator has translation MDNRDEVREFLTSRRARITPERAGLPVGSRRRVPGLRRSEVAAPADVSVEYYAKLERGNLAGVSPAALESVARALQLDDAERAHLLHLAQAQEGSDTLARPRSRSGRQRALPKSLQWTLDVVTAGPALVTNGRQDLLAANQLGRAFFTDLYDSDTQPPNMARFQFLDPAARRFYPDWEHIADMTVDVLRTEAGRNPHDKGLHDLVGELSTRSDAFRTRWGAHNVRRHGTGVKRFHHPLVGELTLTWHGSAVDDEPGLTLLIYTAEPGSPSEEALRLLASWTATQDGASPADRI, from the coding sequence GTGGACAACCGTGATGAAGTCCGCGAGTTCCTCACCTCGCGGCGCGCCAGGATCACCCCGGAGCGGGCGGGGCTGCCGGTCGGGAGCCGGCGCCGCGTGCCCGGACTGCGCAGGAGCGAGGTCGCCGCGCCGGCCGACGTCAGCGTCGAGTACTACGCCAAGCTGGAACGCGGCAACCTCGCCGGCGTCTCACCCGCGGCGCTCGAATCGGTCGCCCGCGCGCTTCAGCTCGACGACGCCGAACGGGCCCACCTGCTCCACCTGGCCCAGGCTCAGGAGGGCTCCGACACACTCGCTCGCCCCCGGTCACGTTCCGGCCGGCAGCGGGCCTTGCCCAAGAGCCTGCAGTGGACGCTGGACGTCGTCACCGCCGGACCCGCGCTCGTCACCAACGGCCGCCAGGACCTGCTCGCCGCCAACCAGCTTGGCCGCGCCTTCTTCACCGACCTCTACGACAGCGACACCCAGCCGCCCAACATGGCCCGCTTCCAGTTCCTCGACCCGGCGGCCCGCCGCTTCTACCCGGACTGGGAGCACATCGCCGACATGACCGTGGACGTCCTGCGCACCGAGGCCGGCCGCAACCCCCACGACAAAGGCCTCCACGACCTGGTGGGTGAGCTGTCCACCCGCAGCGACGCCTTCCGCACCCGCTGGGGCGCCCACAACGTCCGCCGTCACGGCACCGGCGTCAAACGCTTCCACCACCCCCTCGTCGGCGAACTCACCCTCACCTGGCACGGCTCGGCCGTGGACGACGAACCCGGCCTCACCCTCCTCATCTACACCGCCGAACCCGGCTCACCCTCCGAAGAAGCCCTGCGCCTGCTCGCCTCCTGGACCGCCACCCAGGACGGTGCCTCCCCTGCCGATCGCATCTGA
- a CDS encoding aldo/keto reductase: protein MSDPSVRPAEASGTFSIGGDLPVHRLGYGAMQLTGKGVWGEPADRDEAIRVLRRAVELGVTLIDTADAYGPHVNETLIAEALHPYADDLLIATKGANTRPGPDQWVPDGRPEYLRQCVEGSLQRLKLERIDLYQLHRVDPNVPLAEQVGALAELRDQGKIRYVGLSEVTVEQLVEAQQYVPIMSVQNLFNLAERGSEAVLEHCEREGIAFIPWFPLATGQLAQPGGILAEAAARHEATPAQLALAWLLHRSPVILPIPGTSKVAHLEDNVAAAAISLTDDEVAQLSALG from the coding sequence ATGAGCGATCCGTCTGTCCGCCCCGCAGAGGCGAGCGGTACCTTCTCCATCGGCGGCGACCTGCCGGTACACCGGCTCGGCTACGGCGCCATGCAGCTCACCGGCAAAGGCGTGTGGGGTGAGCCCGCCGACCGCGACGAGGCGATCAGGGTGCTGCGCCGTGCTGTCGAGCTCGGCGTCACACTCATCGACACCGCCGACGCGTACGGGCCGCACGTCAACGAGACGCTGATCGCCGAGGCGCTCCACCCGTACGCCGACGACCTGCTGATCGCGACGAAGGGCGCCAACACCCGCCCCGGGCCCGACCAGTGGGTGCCCGACGGCCGCCCCGAGTACCTGCGGCAGTGCGTGGAAGGAAGCCTGCAGCGTCTGAAGCTGGAGCGCATCGACCTCTACCAGCTGCACCGGGTCGACCCGAACGTGCCGCTGGCCGAGCAGGTCGGTGCGCTCGCCGAGCTGCGGGATCAGGGCAAGATCCGGTATGTCGGCCTGTCCGAGGTGACGGTCGAGCAGCTGGTGGAGGCGCAGCAGTACGTCCCGATCATGTCGGTGCAGAACCTCTTCAACCTGGCCGAGCGCGGCTCCGAGGCGGTGCTGGAGCACTGCGAGCGGGAGGGCATCGCGTTCATCCCGTGGTTCCCGCTGGCGACCGGGCAGTTGGCGCAGCCGGGTGGCATCCTCGCGGAGGCCGCCGCCCGCCACGAGGCCACTCCCGCACAGTTGGCGCTCGCCTGGCTGCTGCACCGTTCCCCGGTGATCCTGCCGATCCCCGGCACTTCCAAGGTCGCCCACCTGGAGGACAACGTCGCCGCGGCGGCCATCTCGCTGACCGACGACGAGGTCGCGCAGCTGAGCGCCCTCGGCTGA